In one Pseudarthrobacter sp. NBSH8 genomic region, the following are encoded:
- a CDS encoding site-specific integrase — protein sequence MDPVEGQLIRLPLRQGALSADAVFEDMLTGWKQQQLARNFTAGTIRGRESLVRRFVDHTGHFPWDWTVGDADEFFAHERSILNLAFATIRAYQTHLKVFCDFLTDPVYEWDRVCLQGFGRSPAQIITEFNRARHAQNNEQAPTKRPFTRAELQGFFDLADLEVERVLASGRKGAVAAYRDATVFKTAYAWGLRANEVTHLQTVDFSRNRRAPQFGEFGVLQVRYGKAQRGSPPKRRSVLTVFDWSPAVLDTWIRNGLPWLAPAVSEIFPTANGLPVPKSNLHRRFRDYIDELGYPPGLDIHSLRRSYVTHLFEHFGFDHTFVQRQVGHEHASTTSLYTSVSSDYQTSELNRVLEDMIEKAVRPKEERE from the coding sequence ATGGACCCCGTGGAGGGCCAGCTGATCAGGCTTCCGCTGCGTCAGGGAGCGCTCTCCGCGGACGCCGTATTCGAAGACATGCTCACCGGATGGAAACAGCAGCAGCTGGCACGGAACTTCACGGCCGGCACGATCCGGGGACGTGAGAGCCTGGTCCGCCGGTTCGTGGATCACACCGGGCATTTTCCCTGGGACTGGACCGTCGGTGACGCCGATGAGTTCTTTGCCCATGAGCGCTCCATCCTGAATCTGGCGTTCGCCACTATCCGTGCCTACCAGACCCATCTGAAGGTGTTCTGCGACTTCCTGACCGATCCGGTCTATGAATGGGACCGTGTCTGCCTTCAGGGGTTCGGCCGCTCTCCCGCCCAGATCATCACCGAATTCAACCGGGCCCGGCACGCCCAGAACAACGAACAGGCACCCACTAAACGGCCCTTCACCCGGGCCGAGCTGCAGGGCTTCTTCGATCTGGCCGACCTCGAGGTCGAACGGGTTCTGGCTTCCGGGCGTAAGGGCGCCGTCGCCGCCTACCGGGACGCCACAGTGTTCAAAACCGCCTACGCGTGGGGTCTGCGGGCCAACGAGGTCACGCACCTGCAGACCGTGGACTTTTCCCGGAACCGCCGGGCCCCGCAGTTCGGCGAGTTCGGTGTCCTGCAGGTCCGATACGGCAAGGCACAGCGCGGCTCACCGCCCAAGAGACGCTCCGTGCTGACGGTCTTTGACTGGTCCCCCGCCGTCCTGGACACCTGGATCCGGAACGGACTCCCCTGGCTCGCCCCGGCGGTATCGGAAATTTTCCCCACCGCCAACGGACTGCCGGTGCCCAAGTCCAACCTGCACCGCCGCTTCCGCGACTACATCGACGAACTCGGCTATCCGCCGGGCCTGGACATCCATTCCCTGCGCCGGTCCTACGTCACCCACCTCTTCGAGCACTTCGGCTTCGACCACACCTTCGTCCAAAGGCAGGTCGGCCACGAACACGCCTCTACCACCTCCCTCTACACATCAGTCTCCAGCGACTACCAAACCAGCGAGCTCAACCGCGTGCTCGAAGACATGATCGAGAAGGCCGTCAGGCCGAAGGAGGAACGAGAATGA
- a CDS encoding Mu transposase C-terminal domain-containing protein — MLRLNLGDLLTWRGEEYVVAAARPHTAMLRRIAGNDTVWIDIVALADELIVTDPVAPPVTDPHGTGQPANEDGDCLAVLGTLTGEELAAARWWVSHLNEVISGVPDPDDASLLPRSGYETGRKTDRRALKVLELNAAGHKVSARSLRRKERQYLLHGVHGLVDRRALVAPQAIPSVDDRIREAVLAVLAATNGTSTVSVTTLIDKARAYVAQRYRGQEVEFPSARTMRRVFAAYDHRGLATGKATSRRSEANRHDRGPRPVAAVTPGQVVEIDSTPVNVWALMSDGKPGRVHLTVAVDVATRSILAFDIIPVSTSGVEHADLLARILRPRQCRPGAPDYLRLDKSQTLPSAAMIAADERQRGALALPYIVPETITTDRGKDYLSETFVSACRHFGISVVQAPPHSPTFKGHVERVLGTIDTMWMQKQPGYVGNSVANRGEIDLGELRTVRELQESFEEWWVRVYQNRPHGELRDRDVPSRMFTPNQMYAALFDAGAGIPVPLGQATYIALMPVERRTIQNDGIHVDNLTYWHDDLPRLRKLTPPTRDGKWEVRKDPYDSDRVWVQDPKTNQWLECISESYRLASYPFASALRLLRSTPPVDDAAGEAWAVGELGRQTALKDRTKGRKDEKRRAVLARQRRDDDPRPGPVPAPDPAPADPTTITVRTLGHAATEDQGNGSLDDFALVRTGDRLWND; from the coding sequence GTGCTGCGTCTGAACCTGGGAGATCTGCTCACCTGGCGGGGAGAAGAATACGTTGTGGCCGCCGCGAGGCCTCACACGGCGATGCTGCGCCGGATCGCGGGCAACGACACGGTCTGGATCGACATCGTGGCACTGGCCGACGAACTGATCGTCACCGATCCTGTGGCTCCTCCAGTGACCGATCCGCACGGGACAGGCCAGCCGGCCAACGAGGACGGTGACTGCCTGGCTGTGCTGGGCACGCTCACGGGCGAGGAGCTTGCTGCGGCCCGTTGGTGGGTGTCCCACCTCAACGAGGTCATCTCCGGCGTCCCCGACCCGGACGATGCGAGCCTGCTGCCCCGCTCCGGGTATGAAACCGGAAGAAAGACTGACCGTCGTGCGCTGAAGGTACTCGAGCTGAACGCAGCCGGGCACAAGGTGAGCGCACGGAGCCTGCGCCGAAAGGAGCGTCAGTACCTGCTTCACGGCGTCCACGGGCTCGTGGACCGACGCGCCCTGGTCGCGCCCCAAGCGATCCCCTCTGTCGATGACCGCATCCGAGAAGCGGTCCTGGCGGTGCTTGCCGCGACCAACGGCACCTCGACGGTGTCGGTGACGACATTGATCGACAAGGCCCGCGCCTATGTCGCCCAGCGCTACCGGGGCCAAGAGGTGGAATTCCCCTCGGCGCGCACGATGCGGCGCGTCTTCGCCGCCTATGACCACCGCGGCCTGGCCACCGGCAAGGCAACGTCCCGGCGAAGCGAGGCCAACCGCCACGACCGGGGGCCCCGACCGGTTGCCGCCGTGACCCCCGGGCAGGTGGTCGAGATCGACTCCACTCCGGTGAACGTATGGGCTCTGATGTCCGACGGCAAGCCGGGCCGGGTCCACCTCACGGTGGCCGTGGACGTGGCCACCCGCAGCATCCTGGCCTTCGACATCATCCCGGTCTCCACCAGTGGGGTCGAGCACGCGGATCTGCTGGCGCGGATCCTGCGCCCGCGGCAGTGCCGCCCCGGAGCCCCGGATTACCTGCGTCTGGACAAGTCGCAGACACTCCCCTCAGCAGCGATGATCGCCGCCGACGAACGGCAGCGCGGCGCCCTCGCGCTGCCCTATATCGTTCCCGAAACGATCACCACGGACCGCGGCAAGGACTACCTCTCGGAGACCTTCGTGTCGGCCTGCCGGCATTTCGGGATCAGCGTCGTCCAGGCACCGCCGCACTCCCCGACGTTCAAAGGACACGTCGAACGCGTCTTGGGAACGATCGACACCATGTGGATGCAGAAACAGCCCGGCTACGTCGGCAACAGCGTGGCCAACCGCGGCGAGATTGACCTGGGCGAACTCCGCACGGTCCGCGAGCTGCAGGAGTCTTTCGAGGAGTGGTGGGTCCGTGTCTACCAGAACCGGCCCCACGGTGAGCTGCGCGATCGCGACGTGCCCTCGAGGATGTTCACGCCCAACCAGATGTATGCCGCCTTGTTCGACGCCGGCGCCGGCATCCCGGTCCCGCTCGGTCAGGCGACCTACATCGCGCTGATGCCCGTGGAACGGCGCACCATCCAGAACGACGGAATCCATGTCGACAACCTCACCTACTGGCACGACGACCTCCCCCGGCTCCGGAAGCTGACCCCGCCTACCCGAGACGGGAAATGGGAGGTCCGCAAGGACCCCTACGACAGCGACCGCGTCTGGGTCCAGGACCCGAAGACCAATCAATGGCTCGAGTGCATCTCAGAGAGCTACCGGCTCGCCAGCTACCCGTTCGCCTCCGCGCTGCGCCTGCTTCGCAGCACCCCGCCCGTCGACGATGCCGCCGGCGAGGCCTGGGCCGTCGGCGAGCTCGGCCGGCAGACAGCCCTGAAAGACCGGACGAAGGGCCGCAAAGACGAGAAGAGGCGTGCGGTGCTCGCCCGGCAGCGGCGCGACGACGATCCGAGGCCCGGACCTGTCCCGGCACCCGATCCGGCCCCCGCCGACCCCACAACCATCACCGTCAGAACCCTTGGCCACGCTGCCACCGAGGACCAGGGCAACGGTTCTCTCGACGACTTCGCCCTCGTCCGCACCGGCGACAGGCTCTGGAATGACTAA
- a CDS encoding type III polyketide synthase, which yields MTVYLRSLETAVPPTVLVQAEAREVFAAQPGLTRLGSRLVNTCFDSAAIDTRHTAVDEMTMAFRSDDPQFFDPATGLLLNPTTKVRNEIFAREVTKLFIESARAAVDACPDLSLLDITHVITVSCTGFFNPGPDYKIVRALGLDPAVQRYHLGFMGCYAAFPALRAAKSFCEADPQAVVLVVCAELCSLHVRTSNDPDTIMGSALFADGAAAAIITARNNPDAPALMQLDHFETVLTPVGEESMAWNIGDHGFEMVLGNYVPHIIDDHIIGALTPLLARDPSLRGLPYRDIRHWAIHPGGRSILDKVQTRLDLTDQQLVPARDTLRDYGNMSSATVLFVLRYILEQPPVEGEERICSMAFGPGLTVETGLFTKLRQAATGKRAVQPEAASSLA from the coding sequence ATGACGGTCTACCTGCGTTCACTTGAAACTGCTGTTCCGCCCACTGTGCTGGTCCAGGCCGAAGCCCGTGAAGTTTTCGCGGCCCAGCCGGGCCTGACCAGGTTGGGCTCGCGGCTGGTGAACACCTGTTTTGATTCAGCCGCCATCGACACCCGCCATACCGCGGTGGACGAAATGACCATGGCTTTCCGCTCGGACGATCCGCAGTTCTTTGATCCCGCCACGGGCCTGCTCCTGAACCCCACCACCAAGGTGCGCAACGAGATCTTCGCCCGGGAGGTCACTAAACTCTTCATCGAGTCCGCCCGAGCTGCCGTGGACGCCTGCCCGGATCTGTCCTTACTTGACATAACCCACGTCATTACCGTTTCCTGCACAGGTTTCTTCAACCCCGGCCCTGACTATAAGATCGTCCGGGCGTTGGGATTGGACCCGGCTGTCCAGCGTTATCACCTCGGATTCATGGGCTGCTACGCAGCTTTTCCGGCGCTGCGGGCCGCCAAGTCCTTCTGCGAAGCAGATCCGCAGGCCGTTGTCCTGGTGGTCTGTGCCGAGCTGTGCTCCCTGCACGTCCGGACGTCCAACGATCCTGACACCATAATGGGTTCGGCGCTTTTCGCCGACGGGGCGGCGGCAGCCATCATTACGGCCCGGAATAATCCGGACGCTCCTGCACTGATGCAACTGGACCACTTCGAAACCGTCCTCACGCCTGTGGGCGAAGAATCCATGGCATGGAACATCGGTGACCATGGCTTTGAGATGGTGCTGGGCAACTACGTACCCCACATCATCGACGACCACATCATCGGCGCCCTTACACCGCTGCTGGCCCGGGATCCCTCGCTGCGTGGACTCCCCTACCGGGACATCCGCCATTGGGCCATCCATCCGGGCGGCCGGAGCATCCTGGACAAGGTCCAGACGCGCCTCGACCTCACGGACCAGCAACTCGTTCCGGCACGGGATACGCTGCGGGACTACGGCAACATGAGCAGCGCCACCGTGCTGTTTGTCCTCCGGTACATCCTGGAGCAGCCACCAGTGGAGGGTGAGGAACGCATCTGCTCCATGGCATTCGGCCCTGGCCTCACGGTGGAAACCGGGCTCTTCACAAAACTCCGCCAGGCCGCCACCGGGAAGCGGGCGGTGCAGCCCGAGGCGGCCTCGTCACTGGCCTGA
- a CDS encoding TnsA-like heteromeric transposase endonuclease subunit, translating to MLLTRSENGLDAIQWRGPDKRIFTAPATRGLLTQPVIEALPIRVGGQWQNRPNRHGLYFWERTGRHLWYESALELACLLGLDFEGSVQGIASQPFRMLFRAGAKSVRHDPDFFAVHRNGDQVVYDVKPRARMSSRVSDQFEESSRVCTLVGWRHAVLHEPDPVLAANLDFLRGARHTRNHPGEAVFGQILNVFEGGRAIGEGREMVNRRFPALAMPSIKHLIWHRFLEVDLTRRLDFDSIAATEIDAIRSPEEASCCV from the coding sequence GTGTTGCTGACACGGTCGGAGAACGGGCTGGATGCCATCCAGTGGCGCGGTCCTGATAAGAGGATCTTCACGGCACCTGCCACGCGCGGGCTGCTCACACAGCCGGTCATAGAGGCCCTGCCGATCCGGGTCGGAGGGCAATGGCAGAACCGCCCCAACCGGCATGGACTGTATTTCTGGGAGCGCACGGGACGGCATCTTTGGTACGAGAGCGCGCTGGAGCTGGCGTGTCTGCTCGGGCTGGACTTCGAGGGCTCGGTCCAGGGAATCGCGTCGCAGCCGTTCCGGATGCTCTTCCGCGCCGGGGCAAAGTCCGTTCGCCACGACCCGGACTTCTTCGCGGTCCACCGCAACGGCGACCAGGTCGTCTACGACGTGAAGCCGCGGGCGCGTATGAGCTCCCGGGTCTCTGACCAGTTCGAGGAATCCTCCCGTGTCTGCACGTTGGTGGGCTGGCGGCATGCGGTCCTGCACGAGCCTGATCCGGTCCTCGCGGCCAATCTCGACTTCCTGCGGGGTGCCCGGCATACCCGGAACCATCCGGGTGAGGCGGTCTTCGGTCAGATCCTGAACGTCTTCGAGGGCGGACGCGCGATCGGGGAAGGCAGAGAAATGGTCAACCGCCGCTTCCCGGCGCTGGCGATGCCCTCGATAAAGCACCTGATCTGGCACCGGTTCCTCGAGGTCGACCTGACCCGGCGGCTTGACTTCGATTCCATTGCGGCGACTGAGATCGACGCGATCCGTTCGCCCGAGGAGGCATCGTGCTGCGTCTGA
- a CDS encoding site-specific recombinase, with protein MTTNKARTRGRPRSEGDHRCDRCGRMAAKIRVTWPDGAICGICFTTALRTRGSCPGCGKERLLPGRTTDGTSICRDCAGITTNMTCEGCGTETERFRAGHCIRCVLGTDLEGLLHPHTPPDLSLKRLIGVLAAAGRPESVYTWMRGANTKELLTGLGTRTIALTHESFDALPASRSVEYLREMLIHHGMLPDRDRQLAAFEQWLAVRIHDLAETPHIQTPIERFARWHHLKRLRQMAGPGKSLNTAVRSAKQEITESGKFLAWLGADHGLAVAATRQAHVNEYLAAGPSTRYAIRTFIVWLIKNKEIGRLEMPRRYAATKPLITQQQRVALIRHCIDSTASPLGFRVAALILLLFGQPVGKIAALKCADLQALPEGLHLGLGNIPVLVPAQIAPMFWDYLHDRPNQQTGNGGSQWLFPGTLPGQHIHADAMMGQLRALGIDLGGARNTALRSLVQELPPTLVANALGYSYQVIHKHAADAGVPMAGYAGKAMHPRLKPLRIRPPNQPPEPERPE; from the coding sequence TTGACGACGAATAAGGCCCGGACCCGCGGCCGGCCCCGGTCCGAAGGCGACCACCGGTGCGACCGATGCGGGCGGATGGCCGCGAAGATCCGCGTGACCTGGCCCGACGGGGCCATCTGCGGGATCTGCTTCACCACAGCACTGCGCACCCGCGGATCCTGCCCCGGCTGCGGGAAAGAAAGGCTGCTCCCAGGCAGGACCACCGACGGCACCAGCATCTGCCGGGACTGCGCGGGCATCACCACCAACATGACCTGCGAGGGCTGCGGCACCGAAACCGAACGTTTCCGCGCCGGCCACTGCATCCGCTGCGTCCTCGGGACCGACCTGGAGGGACTGCTCCACCCCCACACTCCCCCGGACCTGAGCCTCAAACGCCTCATCGGAGTGCTCGCCGCCGCGGGCAGGCCCGAGAGCGTCTACACCTGGATGCGCGGGGCCAACACCAAGGAACTCCTCACCGGGCTCGGCACCCGCACCATCGCGCTCACCCATGAGTCCTTTGACGCTCTTCCTGCGTCACGATCAGTGGAATACCTCCGGGAAATGCTCATCCATCACGGCATGCTCCCGGACCGGGACCGTCAACTCGCCGCCTTCGAACAATGGCTGGCCGTCCGCATCCATGACCTCGCCGAAACACCTCACATCCAGACGCCCATCGAACGGTTCGCCCGCTGGCACCACCTCAAACGCCTCCGCCAAATGGCCGGCCCGGGAAAGTCGCTGAACACGGCCGTCCGCTCGGCCAAACAGGAAATCACCGAGTCCGGGAAGTTCCTTGCTTGGCTCGGCGCCGACCATGGACTCGCCGTCGCCGCTACGAGGCAGGCCCATGTGAACGAGTACCTAGCGGCCGGACCGTCGACCCGATACGCCATCCGCACCTTCATCGTCTGGCTGATCAAGAACAAGGAGATCGGCAGGCTCGAGATGCCGCGCCGCTACGCCGCCACGAAGCCGCTCATCACCCAACAACAACGCGTCGCCCTGATCCGGCATTGCATCGACTCCACGGCATCGCCCTTGGGATTCCGGGTCGCTGCCCTGATCCTGCTGCTCTTTGGCCAGCCGGTCGGCAAGATTGCCGCCTTGAAATGCGCGGACCTGCAGGCTCTGCCCGAGGGGCTGCACCTGGGCCTCGGGAACATACCCGTCCTGGTTCCTGCCCAGATCGCCCCGATGTTCTGGGACTACCTGCACGACCGGCCCAACCAGCAGACCGGAAACGGCGGGAGCCAGTGGCTCTTCCCCGGCACCCTGCCGGGCCAGCACATCCACGCCGACGCGATGATGGGCCAACTCCGGGCGCTTGGGATCGATCTCGGCGGCGCAAGGAACACCGCCCTGCGCAGCCTCGTTCAGGAACTGCCGCCAACCCTGGTCGCGAACGCCCTCGGCTACAGCTACCAGGTCATCCACAAACACGCCGCCGACGCCGGCGTCCCCATGGCAGGCTACGCAGGGAAAGCCATGCACCCCCGGCTGAAACCGCTCAGAATACGGCCCCCGAACCAACCGCCGGAACCGGAACGGCCGGAATAG
- a CDS encoding helix-turn-helix transcriptional regulator: MKKHIEYSWRLREIMAARGLFNISDLIPLLIERGIDLSPSQIYRLVGQKPERISMTLLGALCDALNCTVEDLCQFHAVATAQRKNAVNAPASNGTKVVDLNTTIRPKRARVRPAE, from the coding sequence ATGAAAAAGCACATCGAATACTCCTGGCGGCTGCGCGAAATCATGGCCGCACGCGGACTGTTCAACATCTCCGACCTCATCCCCCTGCTCATTGAACGCGGCATCGACCTCTCCCCCTCACAGATCTACCGGCTCGTGGGACAAAAACCGGAACGGATTTCCATGACCCTGCTCGGCGCCCTCTGCGATGCCCTCAACTGCACGGTCGAGGACCTGTGCCAGTTCCACGCCGTTGCAACAGCCCAGCGGAAAAACGCCGTGAACGCTCCCGCATCGAACGGCACGAAAGTCGTTGACCTGAACACGACGATCCGGCCCAAACGCGCCCGGGTCCGCCCCGCAGAATAA
- a CDS encoding ATP-binding protein — MTNQAAAPASKNTLTGMRRLIDFDLDEPPTLSRATYEALSPADRAAHDEARLRWFGSGFLFGTKATNHLLRSVRGYLLMRDPDVVGSQRITVLTGPANVGKSTTLLQLAKEVESHAGRRYPSFRADGRAPVVLIEMSPGATPKGVAASILDFFAVPYRTHDTHQKMIRHAAELMIHHQSSLLVVDEFQMVQLEGRRGDDAINTIKSIINATGVVTVLAGIDLDQRLGSRAAEQLMARGETQRHSPFDYATDGDRQHWANLVAAFGVQMRLIDGPPDLAPYADALHAITAGRIGALRRILGTALMIMLEEKRTPSTPEVLTLEHLQAGAGPLLTAPATPKRRAAAKESNAA; from the coding sequence ATGACTAACCAGGCTGCCGCCCCTGCCTCGAAGAACACCCTGACCGGGATGCGCCGCCTCATCGACTTCGATCTGGACGAGCCTCCGACGCTGTCCCGGGCCACCTACGAGGCGCTCTCCCCCGCCGACCGCGCGGCCCACGATGAAGCGCGCCTACGCTGGTTCGGCTCCGGCTTCCTCTTCGGCACCAAGGCCACCAACCACCTGCTGCGCAGCGTGCGCGGCTACCTCCTCATGCGCGACCCCGACGTCGTTGGAAGCCAACGCATCACAGTGCTCACCGGGCCTGCGAACGTCGGGAAGTCCACGACTCTCCTGCAACTGGCCAAGGAGGTCGAGAGTCACGCCGGTCGCCGCTACCCCTCTTTCCGCGCCGACGGCCGCGCGCCGGTCGTGCTCATCGAGATGTCCCCAGGCGCCACGCCCAAGGGCGTCGCGGCCTCGATCCTGGACTTCTTCGCCGTGCCCTACCGGACCCACGACACCCACCAGAAAATGATCAGGCACGCAGCCGAACTCATGATCCACCACCAGAGCTCGCTTCTGGTGGTCGACGAGTTCCAGATGGTTCAACTCGAAGGCAGACGCGGCGACGACGCCATCAACACCATCAAATCGATCATCAACGCCACAGGCGTCGTCACCGTCCTGGCCGGCATCGACCTCGACCAACGACTCGGCAGCCGCGCCGCCGAGCAACTCATGGCCCGCGGCGAGACCCAGCGGCACAGCCCTTTTGACTACGCCACCGACGGCGACCGCCAGCATTGGGCCAACCTTGTCGCAGCCTTCGGCGTCCAGATGCGGCTCATCGACGGCCCGCCCGACCTGGCCCCCTACGCCGACGCCCTGCACGCCATCACCGCAGGCCGGATCGGTGCCCTGCGACGGATCCTCGGCACCGCCTTGATGATCATGCTCGAGGAGAAGCGAACGCCGAGCACCCCGGAGGTCCTGACTCTCGAACACCTCCAGGCAGGCGCGGGCCCGCTCCTGACCGCCCCCGCGACACCGAAGAGACGCGCTGCGGCGAAGGAGAGCAACGCCGCATGA
- a CDS encoding site-specific integrase has protein sequence MTRQPGPAGTAGQQIARDVALFNPAEQVFQAMLDGWRNQQLSRNLAFTTIARREQVIQRFRSFTGEDPWSWTVGDVDEFFMELRAVRSASHSTLLAYQNALRLFLGYLTDPAYGWEQECMERFGTHPVQVCHEWNTAAHVQEASARPRKRPLTRDELQDLFDYADDRVDHARKQGRKGWISAFRIATAIKVAYAWGLRRNEVRMLELTDFGTNPHAAEFGRYGVLYVRHGKAMRGSPPKRRSVLTVPHTGWAVDCLKQWIEEVRPTGTGEEHASLWPTERSGRVSADSLTREFTLLRTGLGLADGIDSIPCAAPTSPT, from the coding sequence GTGACCAGACAGCCAGGGCCGGCGGGAACGGCCGGGCAGCAGATCGCCCGGGATGTGGCACTGTTTAACCCTGCCGAGCAGGTGTTCCAGGCGATGCTGGACGGGTGGCGCAATCAGCAGTTGAGCCGGAACCTTGCCTTCACGACGATCGCCCGGCGCGAGCAGGTCATCCAGCGTTTCCGCTCGTTTACCGGTGAGGATCCGTGGTCCTGGACCGTGGGCGATGTCGATGAGTTCTTCATGGAGCTGCGTGCCGTCCGCTCCGCGAGCCATTCGACGCTGCTGGCGTACCAGAACGCGCTTCGCCTGTTCCTGGGCTATCTGACCGATCCGGCCTACGGCTGGGAGCAGGAATGCATGGAGCGGTTCGGCACCCACCCGGTTCAGGTCTGCCATGAGTGGAACACTGCCGCGCATGTTCAGGAAGCATCCGCCCGCCCGCGCAAGCGACCGCTGACCCGGGACGAGCTTCAGGACCTTTTCGACTACGCCGATGACCGGGTCGATCACGCCCGCAAGCAGGGACGCAAGGGCTGGATCTCGGCGTTCCGCATCGCCACGGCCATCAAAGTCGCCTACGCCTGGGGCCTTCGGCGCAATGAAGTCCGCATGCTCGAACTGACCGACTTCGGAACCAACCCGCACGCAGCAGAGTTCGGCAGATACGGCGTTCTTTACGTCCGGCACGGCAAGGCGATGCGCGGTTCACCTCCCAAGCGCCGCAGCGTCCTGACAGTCCCCCACACCGGCTGGGCCGTGGATTGCCTGAAGCAATGGATCGAGGAGGTCCGGCCGACCGGAACCGGTGAGGAACACGCATCCCTTTGGCCCACCGAGCGCAGCGGTCGGGTCAGCGCCGACTCACTGACCAGGGAATTCACTCTGCTGCGGACCGGGCTCGGGCTCGCGGACGGCATTGATTCCATTCCCTGCGCCGCTCCTACGTCACCCACCTGA
- a CDS encoding helix-turn-helix transcriptional regulator, whose protein sequence is MKRDIEYRWRARELMARNGMRNTRELVEPLRERGITLSESQIYRMVSQNPERISFQLLAALCDIFGVEANELFTFTAADARSKRQKQAAASGENVVRFADAYKPVRARILDDE, encoded by the coding sequence ATGAAACGGGACATCGAATACCGGTGGCGGGCCCGGGAACTCATGGCACGGAACGGCATGCGCAACACCCGCGAACTCGTCGAACCCCTACGGGAACGCGGCATCACCCTCTCCGAGTCACAGATCTACCGCATGGTCAGCCAGAATCCCGAACGGATCTCCTTCCAGCTCCTGGCCGCTCTCTGCGATATTTTCGGCGTCGAAGCGAACGAACTCTTCACCTTCACCGCCGCCGACGCCAGGTCCAAACGCCAAAAGCAGGCCGCCGCCTCCGGGGAGAACGTTGTCCGGTTCGCTGACGCCTACAAACCCGTCAGGGCCAGGATCCTTGACGACGAATAA